In one Echinicola marina genomic region, the following are encoded:
- the trmD gene encoding tRNA (guanosine(37)-N1)-methyltransferase TrmD, which yields MQIDIITVVPGLLEGPFSHSILKRAEEKGLAKVNVHNLRDYATDKHKQVDDYAFGGGAGMVMMVEPVAKCIETLKSQTDYDEIIYMTPDGETLDQQMANSLSLKGNLLILCGHYKGVDERIRQKYITKEISVGDFVLSGGELAAAIVADAVIRLIPGVLNDETSALSDSFQDGLLAPPIYTRPAEYDGMKVPEILLSGHNEKIANWRFEESVRRTKERRPDLLKGTDFE from the coding sequence ATGCAGATCGATATTATCACAGTGGTCCCTGGGCTTTTAGAAGGTCCTTTTTCCCATTCTATCTTAAAAAGAGCGGAAGAAAAGGGACTGGCAAAAGTCAATGTCCACAACCTTAGGGATTATGCCACTGATAAACATAAACAGGTTGATGATTATGCTTTTGGCGGTGGTGCCGGAATGGTGATGATGGTAGAACCAGTGGCCAAGTGCATAGAAACACTCAAAAGCCAAACAGACTACGATGAAATCATCTATATGACCCCTGACGGTGAAACACTTGATCAGCAAATGGCCAACTCCCTATCCTTGAAAGGAAACCTTTTGATCCTCTGCGGTCATTATAAGGGGGTGGATGAAAGGATCAGACAAAAATACATCACCAAAGAAATTAGTGTTGGAGATTTTGTCCTTTCAGGAGGAGAACTAGCTGCTGCAATAGTAGCAGATGCTGTGATCCGCCTGATCCCTGGAGTACTCAATGATGAGACCTCTGCCCTTTCAGATTCATTTCAGGATGGACTGCTAGCCCCACCGATCTACACCAGACCAGCAGAATATGATGGTATGAAAGTACCTGAGATTCTTCTCTCTGGACATAATGAAAAGATCGCTAACTGGAGGTTTGAAGAATCGGTTCGCCGTACTAAAGAAAGAAGGCCTGACTTACTGAAAGGTACAGACTTCGAATAA
- a CDS encoding 30S ribosomal protein S16 produces the protein MAVKIRLARRGRKRMAIYDVVVADARAPRDGRFIEKIGSYNPNTDPASININNERALQWLLNGAQPTDTVKAMLSYRGVLLKKHLQIGVLKGAISQEEADKKFDAWKEQKESAITGKMDQLAKAKADARQKALDAETAKNTARLEAIKKREEEAKAAAAAEEAEASEEAPAEGDASESSEEETQG, from the coding sequence ATGGCAGTAAAAATCAGATTAGCACGTAGAGGTAGAAAAAGAATGGCCATCTACGATGTAGTTGTAGCTGATGCAAGAGCTCCACGTGATGGACGCTTTATCGAAAAAATCGGATCTTATAACCCGAACACTGACCCTGCTTCTATCAACATCAACAATGAGCGCGCTCTACAATGGTTGTTGAATGGTGCACAACCTACAGACACCGTAAAAGCTATGCTTTCTTACAGAGGTGTATTATTGAAAAAACACCTTCAGATTGGTGTTTTGAAAGGTGCTATTTCCCAAGAAGAAGCTGACAAGAAATTTGACGCTTGGAAAGAGCAAAAAGAATCAGCTATCACTGGCAAAATGGACCAATTGGCTAAAGCAAAAGCTGATGCGCGTCAAAAAGCCCTTGATGCTGAAACAGCTAAAAACACAGCTCGTCTAGAGGCGATCAAGAAAAGAGAAGAAGAAGCTAAAGCAGCTGCTGCAGCGGAAGAAGCTGAAGCTTCTGAAGAGGCTCCTGCTGAAGGAGATGCTTCTGAATCTAGCGAAGAAGAAACTCAAGGTTAA
- a CDS encoding 2'-5' RNA ligase family protein, translating to MQKYFLALVPDEGIQEEAVQIKEKVKEMYNAKHALKSPAHVTLKMPFVWNERKEEKLSMLLSGFFSGYQSFPIVFKGIGRFGRRIMYARVSHGPELPVLQEELKRFCRRDLKLNEELSDKAYTPHMTLVYSDLKDRFFDECWGWIKEKGFYGEMQVKKVALLKKKDYRWTVLREFELSGESKSER from the coding sequence ATGCAGAAATATTTCCTTGCCCTAGTTCCTGATGAAGGGATTCAGGAAGAGGCGGTACAGATTAAAGAAAAGGTCAAGGAAATGTATAATGCCAAACATGCCTTAAAGTCTCCAGCCCATGTGACTTTGAAAATGCCTTTTGTTTGGAATGAGCGAAAAGAGGAGAAGTTGTCGATGCTGCTTTCTGGCTTTTTTAGCGGCTATCAGTCATTTCCAATTGTATTTAAGGGCATAGGTAGGTTTGGGAGGAGGATCATGTATGCCAGGGTGAGTCATGGGCCTGAATTGCCTGTTTTGCAGGAAGAACTTAAGCGGTTTTGCAGGAGGGATTTAAAATTGAATGAAGAATTGAGTGATAAGGCTTATACACCGCATATGACTTTGGTGTATAGTGATCTAAAGGACAGGTTTTTTGATGAATGTTGGGGGTGGATTAAAGAGAAAGGTTTTTATGGAGAAATGCAGGTCAAGAAGGTCGCACTGCTTAAAAAGAAGGATTACCGCTGGACGGTGCTTAGGGAGTTTGAATTGAGCGGAGAGTCTAAAAGTGAGCGTTAA
- a CDS encoding universal stress protein, with product MEKRNTALIGLDLTQMDQVILENTHKVIQLLNLEKIYFMHIAEDLALPEDIASTYPNLLAPIDESIEKEILNKVKSLNLPTEVKIEVTAEEGHPIEKLLRWSKIKNIDYIIMGRKKELKGSGALPKRIAQKAPNSVLFLTEDMSDNEFKKFIVPIDFSKHTEVVLEKVEKFIKSNNNAAIQYLHVYEVPIGYHKTGKTYEEFAEIMLKNAQKEFNAMVEKHKIEKHPCDFILKGNQSSADHIMDAALRHEADMVVIGSRGRSDSAAILLGSVTEKLVHINYKIPMLVIKKKGENMSFIEALLNI from the coding sequence ATGGAAAAACGAAATACCGCTTTAATAGGCTTGGATCTTACCCAGATGGACCAAGTTATACTTGAAAACACCCATAAAGTCATTCAACTTTTAAATCTGGAAAAAATCTATTTTATGCATATAGCGGAAGACTTAGCACTTCCCGAAGATATCGCTAGCACTTATCCTAATTTATTGGCTCCAATCGATGAGAGCATAGAGAAAGAGATCCTGAACAAAGTCAAATCCTTAAATTTACCTACTGAGGTAAAAATAGAAGTGACCGCAGAAGAAGGCCATCCCATAGAAAAATTACTGAGGTGGTCCAAAATCAAAAATATTGATTATATCATAATGGGTCGCAAAAAGGAACTCAAGGGAAGTGGAGCATTACCCAAAAGAATAGCGCAAAAGGCCCCTAATTCCGTACTATTCCTTACCGAAGACATGTCAGACAATGAATTCAAAAAGTTCATCGTTCCCATTGATTTCTCGAAGCATACCGAGGTAGTACTTGAGAAGGTGGAAAAATTCATCAAATCAAATAACAATGCCGCAATCCAGTACTTGCACGTTTATGAAGTGCCCATTGGCTATCACAAAACTGGTAAGACATATGAGGAATTTGCCGAGATAATGCTCAAAAATGCCCAAAAGGAATTTAATGCAATGGTGGAAAAACATAAAATAGAAAAGCATCCATGCGATTTTATTTTAAAAGGGAATCAGTCCAGTGCTGACCATATTATGGACGCTGCATTAAGGCATGAAGCAGACATGGTGGTAATTGGCAGTAGAGGGAGAAGTGACTCGGCTGCAATTTTACTCGGCAGTGTAACGGAAAAACTGGTCCATATCAATTATAAGATCCCCATGCTGGTAATCAAAAAGAAAGGTGAAAACATGAGCTTTATCGAGGCACTACTGAATATCTAA
- a CDS encoding GIY-YIG nuclease family protein yields the protein MREHNAGRTKSTKGYVPWKLIYKEAAESRVIAREREKYWKSGIGKEKLKNL from the coding sequence TTGAGGGAGCATAATGCAGGTAGAACGAAATCAACAAAAGGGTATGTGCCCTGGAAGTTAATTTATAAAGAAGCAGCAGAATCCAGAGTGATTGCAAGAGAAAGGGAGAAATACTGGAAGTCTGGAATTGGCAAAGAAAAATTAAAAAATTTGTAA
- the rimM gene encoding ribosome maturation factor RimM (Essential for efficient processing of 16S rRNA), with protein MNKENCFQIGYIAKVHGLQGEVTAVLDVDYPEDYEDIEHVFLDKNNRLAPYFLEHFVSQPNGRVLAKFEGYDDKNAAETLVGSVLYLPLKDLPKLNDDQYYYHELVGFEIEDETRGVIGNVQVIYDLQTQYLIGLDYQGKEVLIPIQDDVILKVDKAAKKVFCRLPEGLLEIYLED; from the coding sequence ATGAACAAAGAAAACTGTTTCCAAATCGGTTACATTGCGAAAGTTCATGGACTCCAAGGAGAAGTAACGGCAGTCCTTGATGTAGATTATCCTGAAGATTACGAAGACATCGAACATGTCTTTTTGGATAAAAACAACAGATTGGCACCATACTTCTTAGAGCATTTTGTCTCTCAGCCAAACGGCAGAGTCTTAGCTAAATTTGAAGGCTACGACGACAAAAATGCTGCAGAAACCCTTGTGGGTTCTGTACTCTACCTTCCGCTCAAAGACCTACCAAAGCTTAATGATGATCAATATTATTATCACGAACTGGTAGGATTTGAAATAGAAGATGAGACCCGAGGAGTAATCGGAAATGTGCAAGTTATATATGACCTTCAAACCCAGTATTTGATCGGGTTAGACTACCAAGGGAAAGAAGTACTGATTCCCATTCAGGATGATGTCATTCTCAAGGTAGACAAGGCAGCAAAAAAAGTTTTCTGCCGTTTGCCGGAAGGCTTACTTGAAATATATTTGGAGGATTAG
- a CDS encoding recombinase family protein: MKIADLYIRVSTDEQADKGYSQRYQEEVLRKYCEFQNIQVGRVIFEDYSARTFDRPEWQKLLAQIRKRRTSTNMILFTKWDRFSRNTGDAYLMISTLTKLGIDIQAIEQPLDLSIPEQKMMLAFYLAAPEVENDRRALNTLQGMRRAKKEGRYMGTAPIGYINTRDEYGNKIIAQKEPQASLVKWAFEKIAEDQLAADQIRKLVNKKGLSISRGQFWYMIRNPIYYGKIKIKAFKEEEEHLVEGKHEGIISEVLFNDVQDVLEGRKRKKRKRTVKVISHEKFPLRGFLVCHKCGRPLTGSASKSSKGGYYHYYHCLSSCGVRFRTEVANKAVRKELFKYKAQENILDIYKDCIRDVYCELTSSSHKTKKQYIEEIERLEKMISKARNLLIEGSMEADDFAAVKRESQEKIKKLENKLTTLNEQKSNHLPKLKQTLQSVCQLVNIYDTLEVKEKRQVVGSIFPQKLVFDGQKCRTPYVNQIALYIYTVNQSVTKNKNRKKIDFSRFFNEVASLGIEPRSKV; encoded by the coding sequence ATGAAGATCGCAGACCTTTATATTAGGGTAAGTACAGATGAACAGGCCGACAAAGGATACTCCCAAAGGTACCAGGAAGAGGTGTTGCGGAAGTATTGCGAATTTCAAAATATTCAGGTGGGACGTGTCATCTTTGAAGACTATTCAGCCCGGACGTTTGATCGTCCCGAGTGGCAAAAGCTTCTTGCCCAAATTAGAAAACGGCGCACCAGTACCAACATGATCCTCTTTACCAAGTGGGACCGCTTTAGCCGGAATACCGGCGATGCTTACCTGATGATTTCTACACTTACCAAACTGGGGATCGACATCCAGGCCATCGAACAGCCCCTCGACCTGAGCATACCGGAACAAAAAATGATGCTGGCCTTTTATCTGGCTGCCCCGGAAGTTGAGAATGACCGACGGGCGCTCAACACCTTACAGGGAATGCGGCGGGCAAAAAAGGAAGGGCGATATATGGGGACAGCACCAATTGGATATATCAATACCCGGGATGAATATGGCAATAAGATCATTGCTCAAAAAGAACCCCAGGCGTCCCTGGTGAAATGGGCCTTTGAAAAAATAGCCGAAGATCAGCTGGCCGCTGACCAGATCCGTAAGCTGGTCAACAAAAAAGGACTGTCCATCAGCAGGGGACAATTCTGGTATATGATCAGAAATCCAATCTATTACGGAAAGATCAAAATAAAGGCATTCAAAGAGGAAGAAGAGCACCTGGTGGAAGGTAAGCACGAAGGTATAATTTCTGAAGTCTTGTTCAATGATGTGCAAGACGTCCTGGAAGGACGAAAACGCAAAAAACGCAAACGGACTGTAAAGGTCATTTCCCACGAGAAGTTCCCCCTCCGGGGATTTCTGGTTTGCCATAAATGCGGCAGACCTCTCACCGGAAGTGCCTCCAAAAGCTCGAAGGGCGGGTATTATCATTACTACCATTGCTTGTCTTCCTGTGGCGTAAGGTTCCGAACGGAAGTCGCAAATAAAGCAGTAAGGAAAGAACTATTCAAATATAAAGCCCAGGAAAATATACTCGATATCTATAAAGACTGTATTCGGGATGTTTACTGTGAATTAACTTCCAGTAGTCATAAAACCAAAAAACAGTATATAGAGGAGATTGAAAGACTCGAGAAGATGATATCCAAGGCCAGGAACCTGCTTATCGAAGGAAGTATGGAAGCCGATGACTTTGCCGCAGTAAAGAGAGAGTCACAGGAAAAGATCAAAAAGCTGGAAAATAAGCTGACAACCCTCAATGAACAAAAGTCGAACCATTTACCCAAGTTAAAACAGACCTTACAGTCTGTATGTCAGTTAGTTAACATATATGATACTTTGGAGGTAAAAGAGAAGAGACAGGTAGTGGGTTCGATATTTCCCCAAAAACTGGTGTTTGACGGCCAAAAATGTCGAACCCCGTATGTTAACCAGATTGCCCTTTATATCTACACTGTAAATCAGTCAGTTACAAAAAATAAAAACCGAAAAAAAATTGATTTTTCTCGGTTTTTCAATGAAGTAGCCTCGCTAGGAATCGAACCTAGATCTAAAGTTTAG
- a CDS encoding JAB domain-containing protein, translating to METSKNQWKAAEVKLTYRNKVKASERSKIGSSKDAYKLLLKNWDKDQIEFVEEFKVILLNSANQVLGIFNASVGGRSGTMADPRVIFAVALKTAANAIILAHNHPSGSLKKSKPDKSLTDKLAAAGSFLDISVLDHLIITREGYYSFADNGEL from the coding sequence ATGGAAACGTCAAAAAATCAATGGAAAGCCGCCGAAGTCAAACTGACCTACCGCAATAAGGTCAAAGCCAGTGAACGGTCTAAAATAGGATCGAGTAAAGATGCCTATAAGCTCCTGTTGAAAAACTGGGATAAAGACCAAATTGAATTTGTGGAAGAGTTTAAAGTGATCCTGTTGAATTCCGCTAACCAGGTCCTGGGAATATTTAATGCGAGCGTTGGTGGAAGAAGCGGGACAATGGCCGATCCAAGGGTGATCTTTGCCGTGGCCCTGAAAACAGCTGCAAACGCCATAATTTTAGCGCATAATCACCCCAGTGGTTCCCTGAAGAAAAGCAAACCGGATAAAAGCCTGACCGATAAGCTGGCTGCAGCCGGAAGTTTTTTGGATATATCCGTACTGGACCACCTGATCATAACCCGGGAAGGATATTATTCCTTTGCCGATAACGGGGAGCTGTAA
- a CDS encoding class I SAM-dependent methyltransferase — protein MFKWTKLNFLKHYHYGDWLEELNLPFNSKIGDIGCGNGQLLYEWSMSGYTSLIGIDPFIANSKRINSQLRLLKKSIFDIDEKFDCLMMHHSFEHMEDPEKVLDKAFELLNSGGQLLIRIPLADKEAWRKFGADWVQLDAPRHIYLHSESSVRDLAESAGFILRKTVFDSTPFQFWGSELSKKGISYHKAKLDKLFSKGQLDEYKKISLQLNKEGQGDQACFYFVKA, from the coding sequence TTGTTTAAATGGACAAAACTAAACTTTCTTAAACATTATCATTATGGAGATTGGCTTGAAGAGCTTAATCTTCCTTTTAATAGTAAAATTGGAGATATTGGTTGTGGTAATGGACAACTGTTATATGAATGGTCTATGTCAGGGTACACTTCCTTAATAGGAATTGATCCATTTATTGCAAACAGTAAGCGGATAAATAGCCAATTAAGATTACTGAAAAAATCAATTTTCGATATCGATGAAAAGTTTGATTGTCTTATGATGCATCATTCCTTTGAACATATGGAGGATCCTGAGAAGGTGCTTGATAAGGCTTTTGAATTGTTGAATTCAGGAGGTCAACTGCTAATAAGAATTCCTTTGGCCGATAAGGAGGCTTGGAGAAAGTTTGGTGCAGATTGGGTTCAATTGGATGCGCCAAGACATATTTATCTCCATAGTGAATCATCAGTAAGGGATCTGGCAGAAAGCGCTGGATTTATTTTGAGAAAAACTGTATTTGATAGTACTCCTTTTCAATTTTGGGGTAGTGAATTAAGTAAAAAGGGTATTTCGTATCATAAGGCTAAATTGGATAAACTTTTTTCAAAAGGGCAATTGGATGAGTATAAAAAAATATCCCTCCAGTTAAACAAAGAGGGACAAGGAGATCAGGCCTGTTTTTATTTTGTAAAGGCTTAG
- a CDS encoding P-loop NTPase fold protein: MDNQLEIGNVSNVVAEYLKERPVGAILINGKWGSGKTHFWKNHLSDLVKKNKLIPVYVSLNGINSIKDLEQQTIIAFVDCLPGKFLKKLFNPILNSLDVASEKYIGRSLGEVIKGLGLHHMPMEKCVICFDDLERCKLPIAESLGFINRFLEHQYLKTIIMADESEIPQTEVEEYNKKKEKVISRVLGFEVDIPEIITILSQTRKGHTPSEKLLNEHKNFITDFLQEYQEKNLRVLMFWTYILDRIAPEVLSIQEKDYQQEILLFAALIVFEFKNGGLKDFKETRGLDKISFEYGFRKQAYDKSNGGEQEKKDYSFEFYEKYIHQNARWYHFYPSIFKFILTGYFDKEDLIKEIKGRIPPKKKPHEIGFEKLLRFQFRDLDDKEFQKWVKVLWENALKGKYTIYQYPQITLFFHFFSDNGLVGHSEEEIKIGLIKGLELAADHSKTNDYLLENLLHFTNEDTRVEEMKKEVEKMHNKIFGNEMVEKSKTWGNKLLNMDENELNTYFEKYRFDPFIFRFTNPTEFGEAILKASGSTIRVLRQLMKKRYSPGAIKDFLSEEQSFLTELKDFLKVSMDKEIKPLRKFNLNELIEELDHGIAKLGD; this comes from the coding sequence ATGGATAATCAATTGGAAATTGGCAACGTAAGTAATGTTGTCGCAGAATATTTAAAAGAACGACCGGTCGGAGCAATTTTGATCAATGGCAAATGGGGAAGTGGAAAAACCCATTTTTGGAAAAATCACCTCTCAGATTTGGTGAAGAAAAATAAATTGATCCCTGTATATGTTTCCCTGAACGGTATCAATTCGATAAAAGACCTGGAGCAACAGACTATTATTGCCTTTGTGGATTGCCTGCCGGGAAAATTTTTAAAGAAATTGTTTAATCCCATTTTGAATAGTCTGGATGTTGCCTCTGAAAAGTATATTGGCCGAAGCTTGGGAGAAGTCATTAAAGGGCTAGGATTACACCATATGCCTATGGAAAAATGTGTAATCTGCTTTGATGATCTGGAACGGTGTAAACTGCCCATCGCAGAATCCCTGGGCTTTATTAATCGCTTTTTGGAACACCAATATCTAAAAACCATTATAATGGCCGATGAGTCGGAAATACCTCAAACGGAGGTAGAAGAATACAACAAGAAGAAAGAAAAGGTAATTTCCAGGGTGTTGGGATTTGAAGTGGATATACCTGAAATAATTACTATCCTTTCTCAAACAAGAAAAGGCCACACCCCTTCTGAAAAACTACTTAACGAGCATAAAAACTTTATCACGGATTTTTTGCAGGAATACCAGGAAAAAAACTTAAGGGTATTGATGTTCTGGACCTATATTCTCGATAGAATAGCCCCGGAAGTACTTTCCATACAGGAAAAAGACTACCAACAGGAAATCTTGCTGTTTGCCGCTTTAATTGTATTTGAGTTTAAAAACGGTGGGTTAAAGGACTTTAAAGAAACAAGGGGCTTGGATAAAATCAGCTTTGAATATGGCTTTCGAAAACAGGCCTATGATAAAAGTAATGGGGGGGAACAGGAGAAAAAAGACTATAGTTTTGAATTTTACGAAAAATATATTCATCAAAACGCCAGGTGGTATCACTTCTATCCGTCTATTTTTAAGTTTATCCTGACGGGGTACTTTGATAAAGAAGATCTTATAAAAGAAATTAAAGGAAGAATTCCCCCGAAAAAGAAGCCCCATGAAATAGGGTTTGAAAAGTTACTGCGTTTTCAATTCAGGGATCTGGATGACAAGGAATTTCAAAAATGGGTTAAGGTACTTTGGGAAAATGCTTTAAAAGGAAAATACACGATTTATCAATATCCCCAAATCACGCTGTTTTTCCATTTTTTTAGTGATAATGGACTGGTGGGCCATTCTGAAGAAGAGATAAAAATAGGTCTAATAAAAGGGTTGGAATTGGCAGCTGATCATTCCAAAACTAATGACTACTTGTTGGAAAATCTTTTGCACTTCACCAATGAGGATACGCGAGTAGAGGAAATGAAAAAGGAGGTAGAAAAAATGCACAATAAGATTTTTGGAAATGAAATGGTAGAGAAATCAAAGACATGGGGAAATAAACTTTTAAATATGGATGAAAACGAGCTCAACACTTATTTTGAGAAATACCGATTCGATCCTTTTATTTTTCGCTTCACCAACCCCACAGAATTTGGAGAAGCTATACTCAAAGCATCGGGGAGTACCATAAGGGTCTTGCGTCAGCTTATGAAAAAAAGATATTCCCCGGGTGCCATAAAAGACTTCTTGTCGGAAGAACAATCATTTTTGACCGAGTTGAAGGATTTTCTAAAAGTTTCAATGGACAAAGAGATCAAACCCTTGAGAAAATTTAATCTGAATGAATTGATAGAAGAGTTGGATCACGGTATTGCAAAATTGGGAGATTAA
- a CDS encoding DUF932 domain-containing protein: MGHNIHFNESTGRHSFFSVKKPAWHKLGQVVEDYPTSKEAIQFAGLDYKVIKTPLFTTTSQMAVGEEGLNHQDLSLPVHSHFATMREDNHTVLGVVGKDYKVVQNADAFAFFDAIVKEGKGIKYETAGALGNGERIFITAKLPGNIRVGKDDLIDQYIFLTTSHDGTGSITAAFTPVRIVCQNTLNAAMGKLSRVVRIRHTSGAKERLAQAHKLMGIVTQSAQAMQQTFDRWAKVKITDRQVKRLIQQALAPNKETLGKLHRGEVEDLSTNFKNQCEDAFAYALMSEAQQMPTTKGTVFGAYNAVTGYFQNVRSFKSEEDKTKSILLGGTAQIKGQRAFNLCGEFVKHGEEALN, from the coding sequence ATGGGACACAACATTCATTTCAACGAAAGCACAGGACGCCACAGCTTTTTCTCCGTGAAGAAGCCCGCATGGCACAAGCTCGGACAGGTGGTGGAAGATTACCCCACCAGTAAAGAGGCCATCCAATTTGCCGGGCTGGATTATAAGGTGATCAAAACACCCTTATTTACCACCACCTCCCAAATGGCTGTGGGAGAAGAGGGTCTGAATCATCAGGACCTTTCATTGCCCGTTCATTCCCACTTTGCCACCATGCGGGAAGATAACCATACCGTATTGGGTGTAGTGGGCAAAGATTACAAGGTGGTACAGAATGCCGATGCCTTCGCCTTTTTCGATGCCATCGTCAAGGAAGGCAAAGGGATAAAATATGAAACCGCCGGAGCCCTCGGGAATGGGGAGCGGATCTTTATCACCGCCAAACTGCCCGGCAATATCAGGGTAGGAAAGGACGACCTTATCGACCAGTACATCTTTTTGACCACCTCCCACGATGGAACGGGCAGCATCACGGCTGCCTTTACGCCCGTGCGGATCGTTTGTCAAAACACGCTGAATGCGGCCATGGGCAAACTGTCCCGGGTGGTCAGGATTCGGCACACTTCCGGGGCGAAAGAACGACTGGCGCAGGCACACAAGCTCATGGGTATCGTAACCCAATCAGCACAGGCCATGCAGCAAACCTTTGACCGGTGGGCTAAAGTGAAAATCACCGACAGACAGGTAAAACGCCTCATTCAACAGGCATTGGCACCCAATAAGGAAACACTGGGCAAGTTGCACAGGGGTGAGGTAGAAGACCTTTCAACAAACTTTAAAAATCAATGTGAAGACGCTTTTGCCTATGCCCTTATGAGCGAAGCTCAACAAATGCCAACTACTAAGGGAACCGTGTTTGGGGCTTACAACGCCGTCACCGGGTATTTTCAAAATGTGCGGTCCTTTAAATCGGAGGAGGATAAAACCAAATCCATTCTACTGGGCGGTACCGCACAGATCAAAGGACAACGGGCATTTAACCTGTGCGGGGAGTTCGTAAAACATGGGGAGGAAGCGTTAAACTGA
- the rplS gene encoding 50S ribosomal protein L19: MSELLKIVEEEYKDVRAKFPSFKAGDTINVHVRIKEGNKERIQQFQGTVIQRKNVNSNGETFTVRKISSGIGVERIFPILGPSIEKIELLRSGKVRRARLYYLRGRQGKAARVKEKIHVKK; encoded by the coding sequence ATGAGCGAACTACTTAAAATTGTAGAAGAGGAATACAAAGACGTAAGAGCTAAGTTCCCTTCTTTCAAGGCAGGAGATACGATCAACGTTCACGTTAGAATTAAAGAGGGTAACAAAGAGCGTATCCAGCAGTTCCAAGGTACCGTAATTCAGAGAAAGAATGTAAACTCCAACGGTGAAACTTTCACTGTAAGAAAAATCTCTAGCGGTATCGGTGTTGAAAGAATCTTCCCTATCCTAGGTCCAAGCATCGAAAAAATCGAACTATTGAGATCTGGTAAAGTAAGAAGAGCTAGACTTTACTACCTAAGAGGTCGTCAAGGAAAGGCTGCAAGAGTAAAAGAAAAAATCCACGTGAAGAAATAA